A section of the Candidatus Binataceae bacterium genome encodes:
- a CDS encoding SDR family oxidoreductase, with the protein MNTPVVLITGALTGIGRATAIAFAQEGARIVVSGRRDEAGQRLVAELRGIGAEAEYGRADARNEGDVRDLVDKTVVRFGRLDIAVNNAATEGLRGLVTEQTAESYAATFDTNVLGVLLSMKHELRVMLAQGSGSIVNISSAYGSVGAPGASVYVGSKHAVEGITKSAALEVAQTGGVRVNVVAPGTTDTGMLTRFTDTDKNKAALVSTVPVKRLATPEEIARVIVFVASADASYMTGASIPVDGGMLAD; encoded by the coding sequence ATGAACACGCCCGTTGTTTTGATCACTGGCGCCTTGACCGGTATCGGACGAGCCACCGCTATTGCCTTCGCGCAAGAAGGCGCGCGCATCGTTGTCTCCGGCCGGCGCGACGAGGCCGGGCAGAGATTAGTGGCCGAGCTTCGCGGGATTGGCGCCGAGGCGGAGTATGGACGCGCCGACGCGAGGAATGAGGGGGATGTGCGCGACCTGGTCGATAAGACCGTCGTGCGCTTCGGTCGCCTGGACATTGCCGTCAACAACGCCGCTACAGAGGGGCTGCGCGGTCTCGTAACCGAGCAGACCGCTGAGAGCTACGCGGCCACGTTCGACACCAATGTGCTGGGCGTGTTGTTGAGCATGAAGCACGAATTGCGCGTGATGCTGGCGCAAGGCAGCGGGAGCATAGTCAATATTTCATCTGCGTACGGAAGCGTCGGCGCCCCGGGCGCATCCGTCTACGTTGGTAGCAAGCACGCGGTGGAAGGAATAACCAAGTCCGCCGCACTCGAAGTCGCGCAGACCGGTGGTGTTCGCGTAAACGTGGTGGCTCCGGGCACCACGGATACCGGTATGCTCACGCGCTTTACCGATACCGACAAAAATAAGGCGGCACTCGTCTCGACCGTGCCGGTGAAACGTCTCGCAACACCAGAGGAGATCGCGCGTGTGATCGTCTTTGTAGCCTCCGCAGACGCCTCATACATGACCGGTGCTTCTATCCCGGTGGATGGAGGAATGCTCGCTGACTAA
- a CDS encoding zinc-dependent alcohol dehydrogenase family protein, which yields MSRVVEFAEAGGPEVLTFKNVDVPKAGPGQVRIRVKAIGLNRAESMWRHNQYIEPVKFPARLGYEAVGNVDSVGRDITTIAVGDEVNVIPSFSMNQYGMYGEVVLAPIHAVVRQPKGLSPLEAASIWMMFITAYGALIGDAKITSEDAVVIPGASSSVGLAAIQISNSVGAKSIALTRTSAKRKHLTDAGAKYVIATEEEDLVKAIDEITGGQGARVVFDPVGGPTVPKLIKTMSFQGLLYLYGALSDQVTTVPPLDLIAKILTIKGYNIWTTSGDAQRQKAAVDFVLAGLEKGTLKPVIDKVFPFDQIVEAHRYLEASGQFGKIVVTI from the coding sequence ATGTCACGCGTCGTAGAGTTTGCAGAGGCCGGAGGGCCTGAGGTTTTGACGTTTAAGAATGTCGATGTTCCCAAAGCGGGACCCGGACAAGTGCGTATTCGGGTAAAAGCCATCGGACTCAATCGTGCCGAGTCGATGTGGCGCCACAATCAGTACATCGAGCCGGTCAAATTCCCCGCTCGGCTTGGCTATGAAGCGGTGGGCAACGTCGATTCGGTCGGTCGGGATATCACTACCATTGCCGTTGGCGATGAGGTCAACGTGATTCCGTCGTTCTCGATGAATCAATACGGGATGTACGGCGAGGTTGTGCTCGCGCCCATTCACGCGGTAGTCAGGCAGCCGAAAGGTTTGTCACCACTCGAAGCCGCGTCAATCTGGATGATGTTTATTACCGCTTATGGGGCACTGATCGGGGATGCGAAGATCACCTCAGAAGACGCCGTGGTGATTCCGGGCGCATCGAGCAGCGTAGGGCTTGCAGCAATTCAGATCAGCAATTCGGTCGGTGCGAAGTCGATTGCGCTCACCCGCACCAGTGCGAAGCGCAAGCATCTCACCGATGCCGGGGCCAAGTATGTCATCGCGACCGAGGAAGAGGATTTGGTGAAAGCGATCGACGAAATCACCGGGGGACAGGGGGCACGTGTGGTCTTCGACCCGGTCGGCGGACCGACGGTGCCGAAGCTTATCAAAACCATGTCGTTCCAAGGACTGCTCTATCTTTACGGGGCGCTCAGCGATCAAGTCACGACTGTGCCCCCGCTCGACCTCATCGCAAAGATCTTGACGATAAAAGGGTACAACATCTGGACCACCAGCGGTGATGCTCAACGCCAGAAAGCGGCGGTGGATTTTGTACTCGCTGGTCTGGAAAAAGGCACGTTGAAACCAGTCATCGATAAAGTGTTTCCATTCGACCAGATTGTCGAGGCACACCGCTATCTCGAAGCGAGCGGGCAGTTTGGAAAGATCGTCGTCACGATTTGA
- a CDS encoding LLM class flavin-dependent oxidoreductase, whose protein sequence is MHVGTLNFLVRRLSGDYRPLVQLYRDAIDLVVRTEKLGFDFALSGEHHFMPTQWNPSPLMVLAAVAQHTSRIRLGTLVLLTPFYEPVRLSEDLATLDILCNGRLDVAFGSGSIGFEFETFRVDPRERTGRMWETMEIVRRSFAEEEFDHQGKYFKIPHIRQTTKPLQDPFPIWYGGFGPKNLERAGREGYHLQAGPGAPVEHYFAGLKASGRSAKETNAGYWGPPLHVVATEAELAAERDFAKMLAEERAKEYSPEGRDVAFSGAAASRRGAAFPDPIVGTPDQVLGALAPMFEKSPFTHLVLAILPHQLDLFAHEILPTLRSWGREPVKDRKKQ, encoded by the coding sequence ATGCACGTAGGAACCTTGAACTTTCTCGTCCGTCGCCTTTCTGGCGACTACCGGCCGCTGGTGCAGCTCTACCGTGACGCCATCGACCTCGTTGTGCGCACGGAGAAGCTCGGCTTCGACTTCGCGCTCAGCGGCGAGCACCACTTTATGCCGACCCAGTGGAATCCATCGCCGCTTATGGTCCTGGCTGCGGTCGCCCAGCACACCTCGCGGATCCGGCTCGGAACCCTCGTTTTGCTCACTCCCTTCTATGAGCCCGTGCGCCTGTCGGAGGATCTCGCGACGCTCGACATACTCTGCAACGGACGACTCGACGTCGCATTCGGGTCAGGTTCGATCGGTTTCGAGTTCGAGACCTTCCGCGTGGATCCCCGCGAACGGACCGGCAGGATGTGGGAGACCATGGAGATCGTCCGTCGTTCATTCGCCGAGGAAGAATTCGACCACCAAGGTAAGTACTTCAAAATCCCGCACATTCGGCAGACGACCAAGCCCCTGCAGGATCCGTTTCCGATCTGGTATGGGGGATTCGGTCCCAAGAACTTGGAGCGTGCCGGACGCGAGGGCTATCACCTTCAGGCAGGTCCCGGTGCGCCCGTCGAGCACTACTTCGCCGGCTTAAAGGCCAGCGGTCGGTCGGCGAAGGAAACGAACGCTGGTTATTGGGGGCCACCGCTCCACGTGGTCGCCACCGAGGCGGAGCTCGCCGCCGAGCGTGACTTTGCCAAGATGCTGGCCGAGGAGCGGGCGAAGGAATATAGCCCCGAGGGGCGAGACGTGGCTTTCAGCGGAGCAGCAGCGTCGAGGCGAGGCGCTGCGTTCCCCGACCCGATCGTCGGCACTCCCGATCAGGTCCTTGGGGCGCTTGCTCCGATGTTCGAAAAGTCACCGTTCACGCATCTTGTGTTGGCGATCCTTCCGCATCAGCTTGATCTGTTTGCTCATGAGATACTCCCGACGCTGCGCAGTTGGGGTCGCGAACCAGTGAAAGATAGGAAGAAACAATGA
- a CDS encoding glucose 1-dehydrogenase yields MSTPVVLITGAVTGIGRATALAFAKEGTRIALSGRRDEAGQKLPAQLRETGVEAEFWHADVRHEGDVRDLVDKTVARFGRLDVAVNNAGTEGKPGPVIEQSAESNATTFDTNVLGTLLSMKHELRVMLPQRHGSIVNVSSTYGHLGAAGASLYAASKHAVEGLTRSAALEAAEFGVRVNVVAPGPIDTAMLTRFTGTAERKAGLVAGVPLQRMGRPEEIAQMIVFLASDKASFSTDATFAADGGKTAR; encoded by the coding sequence ATGAGCACCCCCGTTGTTTTGATTACCGGCGCCGTCACGGGTATTGGACGAGCCACGGCCCTGGCCTTCGCGAAAGAAGGTACGCGAATCGCCCTCTCCGGCCGTCGCGACGAAGCCGGCCAAAAATTACCCGCTCAGCTGCGCGAGACAGGAGTTGAGGCGGAGTTTTGGCATGCCGACGTTCGTCACGAAGGCGATGTCCGCGACCTTGTCGATAAGACCGTCGCGCGCTTCGGTCGCCTCGATGTGGCCGTCAATAACGCCGGCACCGAGGGAAAGCCGGGGCCGGTGATTGAACAGTCCGCCGAGAGCAATGCGACGACCTTCGATACCAACGTTCTCGGGACACTCCTAAGTATGAAGCATGAATTGCGCGTGATGCTGCCCCAACGTCACGGCAGCATCGTGAATGTCTCGTCCACCTACGGACACTTGGGTGCCGCGGGAGCGTCACTCTATGCGGCCAGTAAGCACGCGGTCGAAGGGCTTACTCGGTCGGCGGCTCTGGAGGCGGCGGAATTCGGTGTGCGCGTCAATGTCGTTGCTCCTGGACCCATAGATACCGCAATGCTGACCCGCTTTACCGGGACTGCCGAACGGAAAGCCGGCTTGGTGGCGGGAGTGCCGCTACAACGCATGGGCAGGCCCGAAGAGATTGCCCAGATGATCGTGTTTCTCGCGTCCGACAAGGCATCCTTCAGCACCGATGCGACCTTCGCCGCTGATGGCGGCAAAACGGCGCGATAG
- a CDS encoding TetR family transcriptional regulator C-terminal domain-containing protein produces MPKPSHREKILTEGLRVVHERGFAGASVRDIIEAAGVPQGSFTNHFASKETFCLEILDLYFKDVRAMIQRTLRNDSLPPFKRLHGFVDAQIKYLNRVGWRNGCLIGNFSAEASEHSEVIRKRLVEIYEEMRRAVAYCLKAAVKIGEVPRNTECEDVAGFLIASLQGAILQSKTERSAVPLQRFKHLIFSTVLR; encoded by the coding sequence ATGCCCAAGCCGTCACACCGCGAAAAAATCCTGACCGAAGGTCTCCGCGTCGTGCACGAGCGCGGGTTTGCGGGTGCGAGCGTGCGCGACATCATCGAGGCAGCGGGAGTGCCGCAGGGATCCTTCACCAACCACTTCGCCTCAAAAGAAACCTTCTGCCTTGAAATACTCGATCTGTATTTCAAGGACGTCCGCGCTATGATTCAGAGAACGCTTCGCAACGACTCGCTTCCGCCGTTCAAGCGCCTTCACGGCTTCGTTGATGCGCAGATCAAGTATCTGAATCGGGTCGGTTGGCGAAACGGATGTCTCATCGGCAACTTCAGCGCCGAGGCGAGCGAGCACAGCGAAGTGATCAGGAAGCGGCTGGTTGAGATATATGAGGAGATGCGCCGCGCGGTCGCGTATTGCTTGAAAGCCGCGGTGAAGATTGGCGAGGTGCCGCGGAATACGGAATGCGAAGATGTTGCTGGCTTCCTGATTGCGTCACTACAGGGTGCGATACTTCAATCGAAAACGGAGCGTAGTGCGGTCCCCCTGCAACGGTTCAAACATTTGATCTTTTCGACGGTCCTGCGTTAG
- a CDS encoding GFA family protein produces MKRTASCSCGQLSVVCEGSPLFVSACHCKACQRRTGSVFAANAAFPTSNVEISGRSSSYARAADSGRKVKFQFCPECGTTVYWGVEARPEATVVAVGAFADPGFDAPIRTVWTESKHDWVRMPEGVPEHAKGVMPPARQPPGEKR; encoded by the coding sequence ATGAAACGAACTGCGAGCTGTTCCTGCGGGCAACTATCCGTGGTCTGCGAAGGCTCTCCCCTTTTTGTCTCGGCCTGCCATTGCAAGGCGTGTCAACGCAGAACCGGTAGCGTGTTCGCCGCCAATGCGGCGTTTCCGACCTCAAACGTCGAGATCAGCGGTCGGAGTAGCTCCTACGCGCGTGCGGCCGACAGTGGTCGCAAAGTTAAGTTTCAATTCTGCCCCGAGTGCGGAACCACGGTTTACTGGGGCGTCGAAGCGCGCCCTGAGGCAACCGTCGTAGCGGTAGGAGCTTTCGCAGATCCCGGGTTCGACGCTCCGATCCGGACGGTGTGGACGGAGAGCAAGCATGATTGGGTTCGAATGCCCGAGGGCGTGCCCGAGCACGCCAAAGGCGTCATGCCGCCCGCCCGCCAGCCGCCAGGAGAGAAGCGATAG
- a CDS encoding VOC family protein, which yields MTRASISHIALTVSDLPRSFEFYDGIFKFMGYMPIEVPETTQQSMMTELKSWVGPGYSISIRPSKGEFAHRVHDRNAPGFNHMAFYAEDRSDIEAMHQLLNKIGAKILDPPAEYPYSPGYFAVYFADPDGLKFEFAYVP from the coding sequence ATGACCCGTGCAAGTATCAGTCATATAGCGCTGACTGTCAGTGATCTGCCTCGCTCCTTCGAGTTTTACGACGGGATCTTCAAATTCATGGGATACATGCCCATTGAGGTTCCTGAGACGACTCAGCAGTCGATGATGACGGAGCTTAAGTCATGGGTAGGCCCGGGCTACTCGATTTCGATTCGGCCATCGAAAGGTGAGTTTGCGCACCGGGTGCACGATCGCAACGCTCCGGGATTCAACCATATGGCGTTTTACGCTGAAGACAGGTCGGATATCGAAGCGATGCACCAGCTCTTAAACAAGATCGGAGCGAAAATCCTCGATCCACCTGCGGAATATCCGTACTCGCCAGGATACTTCGCCGTCTATTTTGCCGACCCCGATGGTTTGAAGTTCGAATTTGCTTATGTGCCCTGA
- a CDS encoding sigma 54-interacting transcriptional regulator, whose amino-acid sequence MKLVDSIPALVAIMSARGEVEFVNKRVEEYFGTTPEDVKNTRQTSFRERWAKGDAIHPDDRQHTVATWKHSLETGSYDCDQRLRRFDGVYRWFHTAGLPLRDAHGDIIRWYVLLTDIEDRKRSESLLGAEKRTLEMIAGGASSIEILNALCDTIDAQSPGIMSTVTLVDPDGKRLWPLARPNFTKDWIAAITPAPIGPCVGACGTAAFRRQRVITSDIALDPLWIDYRERALSNGLRAAWAEPLLSKDHEVLGTFAIYYREPRTPSESDLQLITGAGHIAVIAIEGERARAALAQATEELKKSEAELRMILDAIPQHVGVLTPDGSNLYANRAVMEYTGLTREEVMADDFRQRVFHPEDVERLREERQQALTRGFPFQNEQRLRRKDGQYRWVLFQYNPLRDARGEVIRWYATGTDIEDRKQAEERARKENLVLREEIVRSSMSEEIVGSSDTLCRVLAQVAKVAPTDSTILISGETGTGKELFARAIHKRSNRAARAFIPVNCAAIPQALIASELFGHEKGAFTGAMQRRAGRFEAADGGTIFLDEVGELPMETQIALLRVLQERQFERIGSTAPVKADVRVIAATNRDLERAVKAGTFRQDLFYRLNVFPILVPPLREREGDIPLLLEYLIDRYSKKAAKKFTRIAKSTLELFQAYDWPGNIRELQNVIERAVVLCDGDIFAIDETWLKAQRPSVSKSNPAIPLSASLADRERELIEAALTESGGRVSGKSGAAAKLGIPRQTLQSKISSLGIDKNRVRTA is encoded by the coding sequence GTGAAGCTCGTGGATAGCATTCCGGCGCTGGTAGCTATTATGAGCGCGCGCGGTGAGGTCGAGTTCGTCAACAAACGAGTGGAGGAATACTTCGGCACCACGCCCGAAGACGTGAAGAATACGAGGCAGACCTCTTTCCGGGAGCGTTGGGCCAAGGGGGATGCGATTCATCCCGACGATCGGCAACACACCGTCGCAACCTGGAAACACTCGCTCGAAACCGGATCGTACGATTGTGACCAGCGTCTGCGTCGTTTCGACGGCGTTTATCGATGGTTCCATACGGCAGGCCTCCCTCTTCGAGATGCGCACGGCGATATCATCCGCTGGTACGTCCTGCTTACAGATATCGAAGACCGAAAGCGGTCCGAGTCGCTGCTGGGTGCGGAGAAACGGACGCTGGAAATGATCGCCGGAGGTGCTTCATCAATCGAGATTCTGAACGCCCTATGCGACACTATCGACGCCCAATCTCCGGGTATCATGTCGACCGTGACGTTAGTGGACCCGGACGGAAAACGCCTGTGGCCACTTGCCCGTCCTAACTTCACCAAGGATTGGATTGCAGCCATCACCCCGGCGCCTATCGGCCCATGCGTCGGCGCGTGCGGCACGGCTGCATTTCGGCGCCAGCGTGTGATCACTTCGGACATTGCGCTTGACCCTTTGTGGATCGACTATAGAGAACGGGCCCTAAGCAATGGCTTGCGGGCGGCTTGGGCGGAGCCCCTGCTTTCAAAAGATCATGAAGTGCTCGGTACGTTTGCGATTTACTACCGCGAACCGCGCACCCCTAGTGAGAGCGATCTTCAGTTGATTACGGGAGCGGGCCATATCGCGGTGATTGCGATTGAGGGAGAACGGGCACGTGCCGCGCTGGCACAGGCCACGGAGGAACTTAAGAAGTCTGAAGCTGAATTGCGGATGATCCTGGACGCCATACCTCAACACGTCGGCGTTCTTACGCCCGACGGGAGCAACCTCTACGCCAATCGGGCCGTTATGGAATATACGGGTCTAACCAGAGAAGAGGTGATGGCGGATGACTTTCGCCAACGCGTTTTTCATCCTGAGGACGTTGAGAGATTACGCGAAGAACGCCAGCAAGCGCTTACCCGTGGCTTCCCATTTCAAAATGAACAGCGCTTGCGCCGCAAGGACGGCCAGTATCGTTGGGTCCTGTTCCAATACAACCCTCTTCGAGATGCGCGGGGAGAGGTCATTCGGTGGTACGCGACCGGTACGGACATCGAGGATCGAAAGCAGGCCGAGGAGAGAGCGCGAAAAGAAAATCTCGTACTACGAGAGGAAATCGTTCGCTCCTCGATGTCCGAGGAAATCGTAGGATCATCGGATACTCTATGCCGCGTGCTGGCACAGGTAGCAAAGGTCGCTCCGACCGATTCCACCATCCTCATTTCAGGCGAGACGGGAACAGGAAAGGAGCTGTTCGCCCGCGCCATTCATAAACGCTCCAATCGGGCCGCCAGGGCATTCATACCCGTCAACTGCGCCGCAATTCCGCAGGCACTAATCGCTTCGGAGCTCTTCGGCCATGAGAAGGGGGCTTTCACGGGCGCGATGCAGCGACGCGCGGGTCGCTTTGAAGCAGCAGACGGAGGGACCATTTTCCTGGATGAGGTCGGCGAGCTTCCGATGGAGACACAGATCGCCCTGTTGCGGGTTCTCCAGGAACGGCAATTCGAACGAATCGGGAGTACGGCGCCGGTTAAGGCGGACGTGCGAGTCATAGCTGCGACCAACCGGGACCTGGAACGTGCCGTGAAGGCGGGCACCTTCCGGCAGGACCTCTTCTATCGGTTGAATGTATTTCCGATCCTGGTGCCTCCGCTCCGCGAACGCGAAGGCGACATTCCTTTGCTCCTTGAGTACCTGATCGATCGCTACAGCAAGAAGGCGGCTAAAAAGTTTACACGCATCGCCAAGAGCACTCTCGAGTTATTTCAGGCGTACGACTGGCCCGGAAACATTCGGGAGCTCCAAAATGTCATTGAACGTGCGGTAGTTCTCTGCGATGGCGATATCTTCGCGATTGACGAGACATGGCTGAAAGCTCAGCGGCCTTCCGTGTCCAAATCGAACCCAGCAATTCCGCTTTCGGCGTCGCTGGCGGATCGCGAACGGGAACTAATCGAGGCAGCCTTGACAGAAAGTGGGGGTCGAGTCTCGGGTAAGTCCGGAGCCGCCGCAAAGCTTGGAATCCCTCGACAGACATTGCAGTCAAAAATTTCGTCGCTAGGCATCGATAAGAATCGCGTCAGGACAGCCTGA
- a CDS encoding VOC family protein encodes MARGSISHIALTVSDLERSAAFYNEVFEFIGFKRVEVPEATQQAMKTRLKAWVGPGYSINIRPSKGEFAHRSHDRNAPGHNHIAFTAENRSDVEKMHELLKEMGAAVLNAPAEYPYSPGYFAVYFTDPDGLKFEFAYVPPPNR; translated from the coding sequence ATGGCTCGCGGGAGTATCAGTCATATTGCGCTGACAGTTAGCGACCTGGAGCGCTCGGCAGCTTTCTACAACGAAGTCTTTGAATTCATCGGCTTCAAACGCGTGGAAGTTCCGGAAGCCACCCAGCAGGCAATGAAGACACGACTCAAGGCATGGGTCGGACCCGGTTATTCCATAAACATCCGTCCGTCAAAGGGCGAGTTTGCCCACAGGTCGCACGATCGAAACGCCCCGGGACATAACCATATTGCCTTTACAGCAGAGAACCGATCGGACGTTGAGAAGATGCACGAGCTCCTCAAGGAAATGGGAGCGGCCGTGCTCAACGCGCCCGCGGAATATCCGTACTCGCCCGGGTACTTCGCGGTCTATTTCACTGATCCTGACGGGCTCAAGTTTGAGTTCGCATACGTGCCGCCACCAAACAGATAA
- a CDS encoding CoA transferase: MTSALEGIRVIDLGQYLAAPLTAMMLCDSGADVIRIDPPGGPRWRHPSNAILQRGKRSVVLDLHDAQERATARALIQSADVVIEGFRPAVMTRLGLDLREMTAANPRLISCSLPGFGEDDPRAGLPAWEGVICAAAGLYDPPNLAGYFRKSDAPVFSALPLASTFAAFIAGHSIIAALIARERSGEGQRIEVPLFDACFELIGVAGQSVLDQSSAAPPLKINMAAIGPYRCADGRWIDLSPPLRGFQWFAEKLLPKEANESGLTDIFQADPQRVKELRSLLTNVFNARTAAEWERVANEQVGNAAGFCQTTEEWLHDPHAHTSGCVIALDDSELGPTRQAGYPVHLSTTPPRARGPRHGLDSDRSSALGQSPSELEVPNRDSARSTPRTPLDGFRVIDTTQILAGPTACRILAEYGAQVIKISDPHPENPMAAMAHLYVNNGKRSILLDLKSSEGRVIVARLIKNADVFHQNFIPSTAERLSLGENDIRKLRPDIVYSSITCHANGGFRENYRGHEELGQALTGMQLRAGDGIPERAGWAICDFSTGHLSAFGILLALFHRMRTGEGQAVRAALSRSGTFLQIPFMIDFKGQVWNEPRGQNALGWGPLYRHYKASDRWFFLATPGETGLQRLAGIAGLEEIAGVSAPELSAKLESRFASAAAEEWVKKITAAGLGAHVLINFEENMQSPLVKNRGLSLVRTHAGVGEVRNVGTSAKFSRTPLLSLFGAPPLGWHSREILKEIGYGLRFEELVTAGVVATAGEH; this comes from the coding sequence ATGACTTCTGCGCTGGAAGGAATTCGCGTAATCGATCTCGGCCAATATTTGGCGGCGCCGCTCACAGCAATGATGCTCTGCGACAGCGGCGCCGATGTGATCCGAATCGATCCGCCGGGCGGCCCGCGCTGGAGACATCCGTCGAATGCGATTCTGCAGCGGGGCAAGCGAAGTGTCGTCCTCGATTTGCATGACGCGCAAGAGCGTGCGACCGCACGGGCGCTCATTCAATCCGCAGACGTTGTGATTGAGGGCTTCCGTCCGGCCGTGATGACGCGGCTCGGCTTGGATTTGCGCGAGATGACGGCCGCTAATCCGCGCCTCATCTCCTGCTCTCTTCCCGGGTTCGGTGAGGACGATCCGCGCGCGGGGCTGCCGGCCTGGGAAGGGGTTATCTGCGCCGCGGCCGGTCTCTACGATCCTCCGAATCTTGCCGGGTATTTCAGAAAGAGTGATGCGCCCGTATTTAGCGCTCTTCCCCTTGCCTCGACTTTTGCGGCTTTCATTGCCGGGCACAGCATCATTGCTGCGTTGATCGCCCGGGAGCGTTCCGGCGAGGGACAGCGAATCGAGGTTCCCCTGTTTGATGCATGTTTCGAACTGATCGGAGTTGCGGGCCAGTCAGTCCTTGACCAGTCTTCCGCCGCGCCTCCATTAAAAATCAACATGGCTGCGATCGGCCCCTATCGATGCGCGGACGGTCGCTGGATAGACCTGTCGCCACCGCTGCGCGGATTCCAATGGTTCGCCGAAAAACTCCTGCCCAAGGAAGCGAACGAGTCCGGGCTTACCGATATTTTCCAGGCTGATCCCCAACGCGTTAAGGAGCTGCGAAGTCTCCTCACCAACGTCTTTAATGCTCGCACCGCCGCGGAATGGGAACGAGTCGCTAACGAACAAGTAGGCAATGCCGCTGGCTTCTGTCAGACGACCGAGGAGTGGTTGCATGACCCGCACGCACACACGAGCGGCTGCGTGATTGCGCTTGACGATTCGGAGCTGGGTCCTACGCGGCAAGCCGGTTATCCAGTCCACCTGTCCACCACCCCGCCACGAGCGCGAGGACCTCGTCATGGGCTCGACTCCGACAGGAGTTCGGCACTGGGTCAGAGTCCGTCGGAATTGGAAGTGCCGAACCGCGACTCCGCGCGTTCCACCCCACGCACTCCCCTTGATGGGTTCCGCGTAATTGACACAACCCAGATTCTGGCCGGTCCTACGGCGTGCCGGATTCTGGCCGAGTACGGTGCCCAGGTCATCAAGATATCCGATCCGCACCCCGAGAATCCGATGGCCGCGATGGCGCATCTATACGTGAACAACGGCAAGCGCAGCATCCTGCTCGACTTAAAGTCCTCCGAGGGGCGTGTGATCGTGGCACGCCTCATCAAGAACGCGGATGTATTCCATCAGAACTTTATTCCGTCCACCGCCGAACGGCTGAGCCTGGGCGAAAACGACATCCGCAAGTTGCGACCTGATATCGTCTATTCGTCGATTACCTGCCACGCGAACGGGGGCTTTCGCGAGAATTATCGCGGACACGAGGAACTTGGCCAGGCGCTGACCGGAATGCAACTTCGCGCGGGTGACGGAATTCCGGAGCGCGCGGGCTGGGCAATCTGCGACTTCAGTACCGGCCACCTCTCCGCATTTGGGATCTTGCTCGCGCTGTTCCATCGAATGCGTACCGGTGAAGGTCAGGCCGTACGTGCCGCACTCTCGCGTAGCGGCACCTTCCTGCAGATTCCTTTCATGATCGACTTTAAGGGTCAGGTCTGGAACGAGCCGCGCGGTCAAAATGCGCTCGGATGGGGACCGCTCTACCGCCATTACAAGGCAAGCGATCGATGGTTTTTCCTCGCCACGCCCGGCGAAACAGGTTTGCAGCGCCTCGCCGGAATCGCGGGGCTTGAAGAGATCGCAGGAGTTTCAGCACCGGAACTCTCCGCGAAACTGGAGTCGCGATTTGCTTCTGCCGCGGCCGAGGAGTGGGTCAAGAAAATTACCGCCGCAGGACTCGGTGCTCATGTGCTGATCAATTTCGAGGAGAACATGCAAAGCCCTCTCGTCAAAAATCGGGGCCTGAGCCTAGTTCGGACACACGCCGGGGTAGGGGAGGTTCGAAATGTCGGAACTTCTGCAAAGTTCTCCCGCACTCCGTTGCTCTCGTTGTTCGGCGCTCCGCCCCTGGGATGGCATAGCCGGGAAATCCTGAAGGAAATTGGCTACGGACTGCGATTCGAGGAACTAGTCACCGCCGGTGTCGTGGCGACAGCGGGGGAACACTGA
- a CDS encoding nitroreductase family deazaflavin-dependent oxidoreductase, which yields MRQQVELYEATNGVEGGTLNGKPVIALTCKGAKSGKLRKMPVMRIEHNGTYAVVASNAGAPRHPFWYRNLVANPLVELLDAAVKQKMRAREVFGREKDEWWERADAAYSMFPTYRACAGVRSWCSSWNLSRAWTSSRLAVLSTGVFDR from the coding sequence GTGCGACAACAAGTCGAACTGTATGAAGCGACCAACGGCGTAGAGGGTGGCACCCTGAACGGCAAGCCGGTCATTGCGCTGACCTGCAAGGGTGCGAAGTCCGGCAAGCTTCGTAAAATGCCTGTGATGAGGATCGAGCACAACGGTACTTACGCTGTGGTCGCATCCAACGCCGGCGCTCCTCGCCACCCCTTCTGGTACCGCAACCTCGTCGCCAATCCGCTGGTCGAGTTGCTGGATGCTGCGGTCAAGCAAAAGATGAGGGCCCGCGAAGTCTTCGGCAGAGAAAAGGACGAATGGTGGGAGCGGGCGGACGCTGCCTATTCGATGTTCCCTACCTACCGAGCTTGTGCGGGCGTGAGATCCTGGTGCTCGTCCTGGAACCTCTCTAGAGCTTGGACCAGCTCGCGGCTGGCCGTTCTATCGACCGGAGTCTTCGATCGTTGA